TTCTTGTTCGCTAGCTTGCAGCGTGGCTGTGCTACGAAGTCTTCATGGTGTGGATGCCGCATTCTGTCTTGGCCCGGCCGCGCCAGCGACCGGCGCGCTCATCCTCACCTTCGGCCGTTCGGCTCGTGCAAGGCATACACCCAACCGAACGGAAACCGGAGGCGGCCAGTGGATGACGCGGCAATTTGGCGCGGACGAAGATGGCTTCGAGTTCCTCGCGCGAGACGTTGGCGAAGGGGTTGAACTTCAACCGCACGCCATCGTCTTCGACCACGGGAATGTCGGCGCGCGCATCGCCCTGGAAGCGCTTGCGGCCATTGAGCCAGGCCGAGAACGGCTTCAGTGCCCGCGCCAGCGGCTCGACTTTACGAATGCGGCAGCAGGCATCGGGATCGGAGAACCAGAGATCACGATCCGCGTCCTCGCGCGCCAGAATCTCCGCCGCAGGCTTGACCGAGCGGACATCCTTCAGACCAAGCGTCGCGATCAGGGTGTCGCGATAGGCCAGCGTCTCCTCGAACAGCCAGCCGGTATCGAGGAAGATCACGGGGATCGCCGGATCGACGTCCGCCATGACCTTCAGCAGCGTCGCCGATTCCGTGCCGAACGACGACACCAGCGCCAGCTTCTCGCGCCCGACCGCCTTCAGCGCCGCGGCGATGATCTCCGCGGGCGAGGCATCGCGCAATGCGCGATCCAGCTGTTCCGCCGAAGGCAGCGCAGAGACGGACGTCGGCGAGACCTGGGGCGCGATCGCGTTCACGTGCCGACGCCCTCGGAATGACGCAGCTGCATGCGCCGGTGCAGGGCCGTGATGCGGCCGTCACCGGTCGGCTGGTAGAACACCGAATAGCGTTTCGCGGTCTGCATGAAGGCTTCCGCGTCGGCCTGCTTCTTCACCTCGAACGAGTCGAAACCGGCGCGCAGCATGAACACGAACTGATCGCGCAGCACCTGGCCGGTGGCGCGCAATTCGCCGCGGTAATTGTAGCGCTCGCGCAGCAGGCGGGCCTGGCTGTAGGCGCGGCCGTCGCGGAAGGTCGGGAACACCAGCGCGACCACGGCGAGCTTGCCGAGGTAGGGCACCAGCTCGCTGATGTCGCGGTTGTTCGGCCAGATCACGCCGATCTTGCCCGCGCGCTTGAGCAGCGCATCCGCCTCGCCGACGAAGCGCTCGGCCGGCACCAGGATGTCGCCGCCCTCGGGCAGCGGCGTGTCGACGGCCAGCTTGACGAAGCTGTCGTCGGCGATCTTTCCGCCGTTAACGAGTGGCATAAACGCGCTCCTTGAAAGGTTCGACGCCGAGGCGTTTCACTGTGTCCATGAACAGCTCATCCGGCCGCTCGCGCAGCGCCAGATAGGCTTCCACGATGTCCTCGACGACGTCAGCGACCTCGTCGAACTTGACGCCCGGCCCGATCAGGTTCCCGAGCGCTGCGTTCTCGTCGGCACGGCCTCCGATGGTGATCTGGTAGACCTCCTCGCCGTTCTTCTCGACGCCGAGAATGCCGATATGGCCGACATGGTGATGACCGCAGGCATTGATGCAGCCTGAGATGTTGATGTGGAGCCGGCCGATCAGGTTGGCCAGCTCGTGGTTGGCGAACCGCCGCGTCAATTCCTGTGCGATCGGGATCGAGCGCGCGTTCGCCAGCGAGCAATAGTCGAGGCCCGGGCAGGCGATGATGTCGGTGATCAGGTTGACGTTCGGCGTCGCGAGGCCGAGCTTGTCGAGCGCCTTCCACAACGCCGGCAGATCGCGCTTGGCCACGTGCGGCAGCGCCAGGTTCTGCTCGTGGCCGACACGGATTTCGCCGAAGGAGTATTTGTCGGCAAGATCGGCCAGCGCATCCATCTGCTCCGCCGTGGCATCACCCGGAGGCGCGCCGATCGGCTTCAGCGAGATGGTGACGATGGAATAGCCCGGGTTCTTGTGCGAGGCGACCGAGTTTTTGCGCCAGGCCTCGAAGTTGGGATCGGCCGCAGCCTGCCGCAATTCGTCCGGCATGTGCGGCAGCTTTTCGTAGGCGGGATAGATGAAGCGCGAGCGGATGTCTTCGATCACCTCGTCGTCGATCTCGAGCGAGGAATGGCGGATGTGCTGCCACTCCTCCTCGACCTCGCGCGAGAATTTCTCGATGCCGAGCTCGTGCACCAGGATCTTGATGCGCGCCTTGTAGATATTGTCGCGGCGTCCGTACTGGTTGTAGACGCGCAGGATGGCCTCGATGTAGCTCAACAGATCGCGGCCATGGACGAAATGCTTGATGGTCTTGCCGATGAACGGCGTGCGGCCGAGGCCGCCGCCGACCAGCACCTCGAACCCGGTCTCGCCCTTTTCGTTCTTGATCAGGCGCAGGCCGATGTCGTGAACCTTGATCGCGGCACGGTCGTGGTCCGACGCGGTGATCGCGATCTTGAACTTGCGCGGCAGGAACGAGAATTCCGGGTGCAGCGTGGTGTGCTGGCGGATCAGCTCCGACCAGATGCGGGGATCCTCGATCTCGCCCGGCGCGACGCCGGCCCACTGGTCCGAGGTGACGTTGCGCATGTTGTTGCCGGAGGTCTGCATCGCATGGATGCCGACCTCGGCGAGATCGGCGAGCGCATCCGGCAGGTCCGACAACTTGATCCAGTTGAACTGGATGTTCTGCCGCGTGGTGAAATGGCCGTAGCCGCGGTCGTATTTGCGCGCGACATGGGCAAGCGCCCGCAACTGGTTCGACGCCAGCGTTCCGTAGGGGATAGCGACGCGGAACATGTAGGCATGCAGTTGCAAATAGACGCCGTTCTGCAGGCGCAGCATCTTGAATTCGTCTTCGGTGAGTTCGCCCGAGAGGCGGCGCTGCACCTGGTCGCGGAATTCCGAGACGCGCTCGTTGACCAGCGTGCGGTCGATTTCGTCGTAAGCATACATTGAAAAATGCCTTAACCCTGAGCCGGCAACTCGATAGTGACTCCGGCCTTGCGGATTTGTTCACGCAGATTGCCGGGCAGGACTTTGCCATCCTCGCCGATCTGCACCGGGGCGATATAAGGGCCGATCGCACCAACGTCATCGGCTACGGCTTCGGCAAGCAACGCCTTCGCCTCGTCGGAGTTGCGCACGATCGCGGCGTCTGCGAGTTCCGCCGACCAGCCCTTGCCGGCGGTCCGATAGACGACAATGCCGTCCCAGGTACGGTTGGCGGTCACGACGGAGGGACCAGTGATCTTGATTTTCTGTTGCAGTGGAGAGGTCATTCGGCAGCATCCAGGAGGTCAGAGAGGATTTGTTTGGGCGTTTCGCGGCGAAGCGAGCCGGCATGCCGGATCACATCGCCGATGATGAGGATGGCGGGACCGCCATGGATCTGCCCAACCAGTTCGGGGAGGTCGCGCAGCGTGCCGATCGCGCCTTGCGCATCGGGAC
The sequence above is drawn from the Bradyrhizobium amphicarpaeae genome and encodes:
- a CDS encoding phosphoadenylyl-sulfate reductase, whose translation is MNAIAPQVSPTSVSALPSAEQLDRALRDASPAEIIAAALKAVGREKLALVSSFGTESATLLKVMADVDPAIPVIFLDTGWLFEETLAYRDTLIATLGLKDVRSVKPAAEILAREDADRDLWFSDPDACCRIRKVEPLARALKPFSAWLNGRKRFQGDARADIPVVEDDGVRLKFNPFANVSREELEAIFVRAKLPRHPLAASGFRSVGCMPCTSRTAEGEDERAGRWRGRAKTECGIHTMKTS
- a CDS encoding DUF934 domain-containing protein, whose protein sequence is MPLVNGGKIADDSFVKLAVDTPLPEGGDILVPAERFVGEADALLKRAGKIGVIWPNNRDISELVPYLGKLAVVALVFPTFRDGRAYSQARLLRERYNYRGELRATGQVLRDQFVFMLRAGFDSFEVKKQADAEAFMQTAKRYSVFYQPTGDGRITALHRRMQLRHSEGVGT
- a CDS encoding nitrite/sulfite reductase, with product MYAYDEIDRTLVNERVSEFRDQVQRRLSGELTEDEFKMLRLQNGVYLQLHAYMFRVAIPYGTLASNQLRALAHVARKYDRGYGHFTTRQNIQFNWIKLSDLPDALADLAEVGIHAMQTSGNNMRNVTSDQWAGVAPGEIEDPRIWSELIRQHTTLHPEFSFLPRKFKIAITASDHDRAAIKVHDIGLRLIKNEKGETGFEVLVGGGLGRTPFIGKTIKHFVHGRDLLSYIEAILRVYNQYGRRDNIYKARIKILVHELGIEKFSREVEEEWQHIRHSSLEIDDEVIEDIRSRFIYPAYEKLPHMPDELRQAAADPNFEAWRKNSVASHKNPGYSIVTISLKPIGAPPGDATAEQMDALADLADKYSFGEIRVGHEQNLALPHVAKRDLPALWKALDKLGLATPNVNLITDIIACPGLDYCSLANARSIPIAQELTRRFANHELANLIGRLHINISGCINACGHHHVGHIGILGVEKNGEEVYQITIGGRADENAALGNLIGPGVKFDEVADVVEDIVEAYLALRERPDELFMDTVKRLGVEPFKERVYATR
- a CDS encoding DUF2849 domain-containing protein, which translates into the protein MTSPLQQKIKITGPSVVTANRTWDGIVVYRTAGKGWSAELADAAIVRNSDEAKALLAEAVADDVGAIGPYIAPVQIGEDGKVLPGNLREQIRKAGVTIELPAQG